In the genome of Haemophilus pittmaniae, one region contains:
- the rsmH gene encoding 16S rRNA (cytosine(1402)-N(4))-methyltransferase RsmH, with protein MTTPTSFSAPEHITVLLHEAVEGLALKQDGIYIDGTFGRGGHSRLILSQLSPEGRLIAIDRDPRAIAEAQKIQDSRFQIEHSAFSLLPEICEKLDLVGKVDGILLDLGVSSPQLDEAERGFSFMKDGPLDMRMDTTKGLSASQWLAQVSVEDLAWVLKTFGEERFAKRIATAIVEFNKNATEYLSRTSQLAELIAQSVPFKDKHKHPATRSFQAIRIFINSELDELESVLNSALNVLAPQGRLSIISFHSLEDRMVKHFMRKQSRGVELPKGLPLREDQIERGQKLKIIGKAIKPTDAEVNANPRSRSAVLRIAEKV; from the coding sequence ATGACTACGCCGACCTCTTTTTCAGCGCCTGAGCATATTACGGTTCTGCTTCATGAAGCAGTAGAAGGCTTGGCATTGAAGCAAGATGGTATTTATATTGATGGCACTTTTGGCCGAGGTGGCCATTCTCGTCTAATTTTATCCCAGTTATCTCCAGAAGGTCGTTTAATCGCGATTGACAGAGATCCTCGTGCAATTGCCGAAGCACAAAAAATCCAAGATTCCCGCTTTCAAATTGAACATAGTGCATTTTCTTTACTTCCTGAAATTTGTGAGAAATTAGATTTGGTCGGTAAAGTTGATGGGATTTTACTAGATCTTGGTGTCTCCTCCCCTCAGTTAGATGAAGCTGAACGTGGTTTTAGCTTTATGAAGGATGGTCCATTGGATATGCGAATGGATACCACTAAAGGTCTTTCTGCTTCACAATGGTTAGCTCAGGTTTCTGTGGAAGATTTGGCTTGGGTTTTAAAAACATTTGGTGAGGAACGCTTCGCTAAGCGGATTGCTACTGCCATTGTAGAGTTTAATAAAAATGCTACAGAATACTTAAGTCGGACATCACAACTTGCTGAGTTAATTGCTCAATCTGTTCCATTTAAAGATAAACATAAGCATCCTGCAACTCGTAGTTTTCAGGCTATCCGTATTTTTATTAATTCGGAATTAGATGAGCTCGAAAGCGTATTGAATTCTGCATTGAATGTACTGGCACCACAAGGCCGTTTATCGATTATTAGCTTTCATTCCTTAGAAGACAGAATGGTAAAACATTTTATGCGTAAGCAAAGTCGAGGAGTAGAATTACCGAAAGGCTTACCATTACGTGAAGATCAAATTGAACGTGGTCAGAAATTAAAAATTATTGGTAAAGCAATTAAGCCAACCGATGCTGAGGTTAATGCAAACCCACGTTCTCGCAGCGCCGTATTACGTATCGCTGAAAAGGTTTAA
- the artQ gene encoding arginine ABC transporter permease ArtQ, whose product MFYDYLTLIGHAALMTLGLAICSLIVGLLLSIIFTALEANKYVFIAKPASIAIALLRGLPEILVVLLIYFGSTQIVEILTGEYIEFSAFGCGVFALSLIFASYASQTLRGAIQAIPKGQWESGAALGLSRPYTFIHLIMPQVWRHALPGLSNQWLVLLKDTALVSLIGVDDLMRQAGYINTNTHEPFTWYGIVALIYLLITLVSQAGIRQLEVRFTKFERGAE is encoded by the coding sequence ATGTTTTATGATTATCTTACATTAATTGGACATGCAGCCCTAATGACCTTAGGGCTTGCTATTTGCTCGTTAATTGTCGGTTTATTGCTCAGTATTATTTTTACCGCCTTAGAAGCGAATAAATATGTGTTTATTGCAAAACCAGCTTCTATTGCTATTGCTTTATTGCGTGGTTTACCGGAAATTTTAGTGGTTCTACTGATTTATTTTGGCTCAACCCAAATAGTAGAAATACTGACAGGCGAGTATATCGAATTCAGCGCTTTTGGTTGTGGTGTATTTGCATTATCTTTGATTTTTGCCTCTTATGCCTCGCAGACCTTGCGTGGAGCCATTCAGGCAATTCCAAAAGGCCAATGGGAATCCGGCGCAGCTTTAGGCCTAAGTCGCCCTTACACTTTCATTCACTTGATTATGCCACAAGTATGGAGACACGCTTTACCAGGATTGAGTAATCAATGGTTGGTGTTGTTAAAAGATACTGCATTGGTTTCATTAATTGGTGTGGATGATTTAATGCGCCAAGCGGGCTATATCAATACCAATACTCATGAGCCCTTTACTTGGTACGGCATTGTCGCATTGATTTATTTACTGATTACTTTAGTAAGCCAAGCTGGAATTCGTCAATTGGAAGTACGTTTTACTAAATTTGAACGGGGAGCCGAATAA
- the lpcA gene encoding D-sedoheptulose 7-phosphate isomerase — MYFDQIKAELVEAHKLLETFINDDNNIKLIEQAALLISDSFKNGGKVLSCGNGGSHCDAMHFAEELTGRYRENRPGYPAIAISDVSHLSCVSNDFGYDYVFSRYIEAVGKPGDVLFGLSTSGNSKNVLNAIEAAKAKGMKVIAMTGKDGGKMAGLADVEIRVPHFRYADRTQEIHIKVIHILMMLIEFEMAKSA, encoded by the coding sequence ATGTATTTCGATCAAATTAAGGCGGAGCTTGTTGAAGCGCATAAGCTTTTGGAAACATTTATCAATGATGATAACAATATCAAATTGATTGAGCAGGCCGCGTTATTAATTTCCGATAGTTTTAAAAATGGCGGAAAAGTACTTTCTTGTGGTAACGGTGGTTCCCATTGTGATGCGATGCACTTTGCTGAAGAGTTGACAGGGCGCTATCGTGAAAATCGTCCAGGCTATCCGGCGATTGCAATTTCTGATGTGAGTCATTTAAGCTGTGTGAGTAATGATTTCGGTTATGATTATGTATTCTCACGTTATATCGAGGCGGTTGGAAAACCAGGAGATGTTTTGTTTGGTTTGTCCACTTCAGGAAACTCTAAAAACGTATTAAATGCAATTGAAGCCGCAAAAGCAAAAGGCATGAAAGTAATTGCTATGACCGGTAAAGATGGCGGTAAAATGGCAGGTTTAGCAGATGTTGAAATTCGAGTGCCACATTTTCGTTATGCGGATCGTACTCAAGAGATCCATATTAAAGTGATTCATATTTTGATGATGTTGATTGAATTTGAGATGGCGAAATCTGCATAG
- the ftsL gene encoding cell division protein FtsL yields the protein MENSERYPLQHLLVEDIFSANKLIVVLLILILLSAFGTIWMTHQTRGLISENGQLVVQHQALENEYRNLQLQEATESDNTRVESIAIGTLNMKRVEPEQEVVIVE from the coding sequence ATGGAAAATAGTGAACGTTATCCGTTACAGCACTTATTGGTTGAAGATATTTTTTCGGCAAATAAATTAATTGTTGTACTTTTGATACTTATTTTACTTTCTGCCTTTGGCACAATTTGGATGACTCATCAAACCCGTGGATTAATTTCAGAAAATGGGCAATTGGTAGTGCAGCATCAAGCCCTAGAAAATGAATATCGCAATTTGCAATTGCAAGAAGCGACTGAAAGCGATAATACGCGGGTTGAATCTATTGCAATTGGCACGTTGAATATGAAAAGAGTAGAACCAGAACAAGAAGTAGTTATTGTAGAGTAG
- a CDS encoding carbon starvation CstA family protein, which yields MLWFFFCVAMLLLGYFGYSRVIEKIFVVNPNRVTPAYTMNDGVDYMPMSKTKIWLIQLLNIAGTGPIFGPIMGALYGPVAMLWIVIGCIFAGAVHDYFCGMLSVRNGGASMPNLAGKYLGRPVKAFINILAVVLLLLVGVVFVASPAQLMGTITMDVFGAASGSISISNAEEIHQVAEAGGITVWGMDKATVISVWTGIIFIYYILATLLPVDKIIGRIYPFFGALLLFMSVGMVYGLVSADLSSADPISFYRSVDGMSFEKFFQNFETRADLPLWPLLFLTISCGALSGFHATQSPLMARCTENEKEARFIFYGAMIGEGVIALVWCAVGLSFYDSLPDLLAAIKAGSPSKVVYDSSIHFLGLVGGIFAVLGVVVLPITSGDTAFRAARLVIAEFFHLEQKTLAKRLIIAVPLFVVGYIVSKVDFSILWRYFTWANQTTAMVMLWTAAAYLYRYNKFHWVCTIPAAFISTVCFTYLAYNKIGFGLDYQLSVYIGFGLTALCLVLFFTLLKPLGDRDEEAYVDNTKQYADSK from the coding sequence ATGCTGTGGTTTTTCTTTTGCGTCGCAATGCTATTGTTGGGCTATTTCGGCTATAGCAGAGTGATTGAAAAGATTTTCGTGGTTAATCCAAATCGCGTGACTCCGGCTTACACCATGAATGATGGTGTGGATTATATGCCGATGTCTAAAACCAAGATTTGGTTAATTCAGTTGTTAAATATCGCGGGAACCGGCCCTATTTTTGGTCCGATCATGGGTGCGCTTTATGGTCCGGTGGCGATGCTTTGGATTGTTATTGGCTGTATTTTTGCCGGTGCAGTACATGACTATTTCTGCGGAATGCTAAGTGTGCGTAATGGCGGTGCATCTATGCCTAACCTAGCAGGTAAATATTTAGGTCGTCCGGTTAAAGCATTTATTAACATCTTAGCGGTTGTACTTTTATTATTAGTGGGAGTGGTATTCGTTGCAAGTCCAGCTCAATTAATGGGTACGATTACAATGGATGTGTTCGGTGCCGCATCAGGTAGCATTTCTATTAGCAATGCAGAAGAAATCCATCAAGTAGCTGAAGCAGGTGGTATTACCGTTTGGGGTATGGATAAAGCGACTGTGATCAGTGTTTGGACTGGTATCATCTTCATTTACTATATTCTTGCGACATTACTTCCGGTTGATAAAATCATCGGTCGTATCTACCCATTCTTCGGTGCATTATTACTCTTTATGTCTGTAGGTATGGTATATGGTTTAGTAAGTGCAGATCTTAGCTCAGCAGATCCAATTTCTTTCTATCGTTCTGTGGACGGTATGTCTTTTGAGAAATTCTTCCAAAACTTTGAAACCCGTGCAGATTTACCATTATGGCCACTCTTGTTCTTAACAATCTCTTGTGGTGCATTATCTGGTTTTCATGCAACACAAAGCCCGTTAATGGCGCGTTGTACTGAAAACGAAAAAGAAGCTCGCTTCATTTTCTACGGTGCGATGATCGGTGAAGGTGTAATTGCATTAGTATGGTGTGCGGTTGGTTTAAGTTTCTATGATTCTTTACCAGATTTATTAGCGGCAATTAAAGCAGGTTCTCCTTCTAAAGTGGTTTATGACTCTTCTATCCACTTCTTAGGTCTTGTTGGTGGTATTTTTGCAGTGTTAGGTGTGGTTGTTCTTCCTATTACATCAGGCGATACAGCATTCCGTGCAGCACGCCTTGTTATTGCAGAATTTTTCCATTTAGAACAAAAAACCTTAGCTAAACGTTTAATTATTGCTGTGCCATTATTCGTGGTTGGTTATATCGTATCAAAAGTGGATTTCTCTATCTTATGGCGTTACTTCACTTGGGCGAACCAAACTACTGCAATGGTTATGTTATGGACTGCAGCAGCATACTTATATCGCTATAATAAATTCCACTGGGTATGTACTATCCCTGCAGCATTTATTAGCACTGTATGTTTTACCTACCTTGCATACAATAAAATCGGTTTTGGTTTAGACTATCAATTATCTGTATATATTGGCTTCGGTTTGACTGCTCTCTGCTTGGTTCTTTTCTTCACTTTATTGAAACCATTGGGTGATCGTGATGAAGAAGCCTATGTTGATAATACGAAACAATATGCGGATTCCAAATAA
- a CDS encoding zinc ribbon domain-containing protein, giving the protein MSLIRCPECRKKISSTAKQCPHCGFLFDEANLEAYKQKLEQRRAQNAEINRQSVKIHLTWGIIFSLVIAIAGWWVNR; this is encoded by the coding sequence ATGTCGCTTATCCGTTGCCCAGAGTGCCGCAAAAAAATCAGCTCCACAGCAAAACAATGTCCGCATTGTGGTTTTCTATTTGATGAAGCCAACCTTGAAGCCTACAAACAAAAGCTGGAACAGCGCCGTGCCCAAAATGCCGAAATCAACCGTCAATCAGTCAAGATCCATCTAACTTGGGGGATAATCTTCAGCCTGGTTATCGCCATTGCCGGCTGGTGGGTCAATCGCTAA
- a CDS encoding DNA ligase: MQIRLFLLGGLIALSSPFVQAQNPELMLLGTYQNQNVEGWLMSEKLDGVRGYWTGDELISRQGQRLSPPAYFTAQFPPFAIDGELWSGRNQFEKIASITKSFKGDGWEQLKLQVFDVPDAPGNLPNRLQKLRDYLADNPSPYIEIIEQIPIKDYSHLQAFLKEVENKGGEGVVVRNPEAPYERKRSQQILKLKPTYDEECTVIAHHPGRGQFANVLGSITCENQRGTFKIGSGFNLQERTNPPPIGSRITYKYRGLTANGKPRFATYWRSAQ; encoded by the coding sequence ATGCAAATCAGATTATTTTTACTTGGCGGCCTTATCGCACTTTCATCCCCCTTTGTTCAAGCTCAAAATCCGGAGTTAATGTTACTTGGCACCTATCAAAATCAAAATGTAGAAGGCTGGTTAATGTCAGAAAAGCTTGATGGTGTAAGAGGATATTGGACCGGTGATGAGTTAATCAGCCGACAAGGCCAACGCCTTAGTCCACCAGCCTACTTTACGGCACAATTTCCTCCCTTTGCCATTGATGGAGAACTATGGAGTGGACGAAACCAATTTGAAAAAATTGCATCAATTACTAAATCCTTTAAGGGTGATGGCTGGGAACAACTTAAATTACAGGTTTTTGATGTTCCCGATGCCCCCGGTAATCTGCCAAACAGACTACAAAAATTACGGGATTACTTAGCCGATAATCCCTCACCTTACATCGAAATCATTGAACAAATTCCAATTAAAGATTACAGCCACCTACAAGCATTTCTAAAAGAAGTGGAAAACAAAGGTGGGGAAGGTGTCGTTGTGAGAAATCCGGAAGCACCTTATGAACGCAAGCGAAGTCAACAAATTCTAAAACTCAAACCCACTTATGATGAAGAATGTACTGTTATCGCCCATCATCCAGGAAGGGGGCAATTTGCCAATGTACTAGGCTCAATTACCTGTGAGAATCAACGGGGAACATTTAAAATTGGTTCTGGCTTTAATCTTCAGGAAAGAACCAATCCACCGCCTATTGGTAGTCGTATTACCTACAAATATCGAGGCTTAACCGCTAACGGTAAACCCCGTTTTGCAACATACTGGCGAAGCGCTCAATAA
- a CDS encoding transporter substrate-binding domain-containing protein — protein MKKLLLTTVMMGITLAANAKDIMFATEPSYPPFELTNEKNELVGFEIDLANAICQKIQETCHFKSQNFDTLIPGLKLKHFDAAMSAIDITEARAKHVLFSDSYYDSSASYIALKGKYDLATAKVIGVQTGTTFQQYTANETKQYESKSYINLNDALLDLKNGRVDIIFGDTAVLAYLIKDEPNIHFVDDKVTNKEYFGTGLGIAFNKSSGELRDKINKGLAEVKASGEYQKIYDKWMTIK, from the coding sequence ATGAAAAAATTATTATTAACCACGGTAATGATGGGGATAACTTTAGCGGCAAATGCTAAGGATATTATGTTTGCAACCGAGCCAAGCTACCCACCTTTTGAATTAACTAATGAAAAAAATGAATTAGTCGGTTTTGAAATTGATTTGGCCAATGCGATTTGCCAAAAAATTCAAGAGACTTGCCATTTTAAGAGTCAAAATTTTGATACGTTGATTCCGGGATTAAAACTTAAACATTTTGATGCAGCGATGTCCGCGATTGATATTACCGAAGCTCGAGCAAAACATGTGTTGTTTTCCGATTCTTATTACGATAGTTCGGCCAGTTATATTGCTTTAAAAGGAAAATATGATTTAGCTACGGCTAAAGTAATCGGTGTGCAAACCGGTACAACTTTTCAGCAATATACGGCTAATGAAACCAAACAATATGAATCAAAATCTTATATTAATTTAAATGATGCTTTGCTTGATTTGAAAAATGGTCGAGTTGATATCATTTTTGGTGATACTGCGGTATTAGCCTATTTGATAAAGGATGAGCCGAATATTCATTTTGTTGACGATAAAGTAACGAATAAAGAATATTTTGGCACTGGGTTAGGTATCGCATTTAATAAATCCTCAGGTGAGTTACGGGATAAGATCAACAAAGGTCTAGCTGAAGTAAAAGCTAGTGGGGAATACCAAAAAATTTACGATAAATGGATGACAATAAAGTAA
- the artP gene encoding arginine ABC transporter ATP-binding protein ArtP translates to MAISVKNLNFFYGNKQALFDINLDAQEGDTVVLLGPSGAGKSTLIRTFNLLEVPQSGELAIANNHFDLSNTTSNPKAVRQLRQDVGMVFQQYNLWPHLTVLENLIEAPKKVLGISDEDAKKEALELLKRLRLEEHAERFPLHLSGGQQQRVAIARALMMKPQVLLFDEPTAALDPEITAQVVDIIQELQQTGITQVIVTHEVNVAQKVANKVVYMEQGKIVEMGGSECFEHPQTEQFKQYLSH, encoded by the coding sequence ATGGCAATTAGTGTAAAAAATTTAAATTTCTTCTATGGCAATAAGCAGGCATTGTTCGATATCAACTTGGATGCACAAGAAGGTGATACCGTCGTGTTATTGGGGCCGAGCGGTGCAGGTAAAAGTACTCTAATTCGAACTTTTAACTTATTAGAAGTCCCACAATCGGGTGAGTTGGCAATTGCTAATAATCACTTTGATTTATCTAATACTACGTCTAATCCAAAGGCTGTTCGTCAATTACGTCAGGATGTTGGAATGGTTTTCCAACAATATAATCTGTGGCCCCATTTAACGGTATTGGAAAATTTGATTGAAGCGCCTAAAAAAGTATTAGGTATTTCCGATGAGGACGCTAAAAAAGAAGCATTGGAATTATTGAAAAGGTTACGTTTAGAAGAACATGCGGAGCGTTTCCCACTGCATTTGTCTGGTGGACAACAACAACGGGTAGCGATTGCGCGAGCTTTAATGATGAAACCGCAAGTTTTGTTATTTGATGAACCGACCGCAGCGCTGGATCCGGAAATCACGGCTCAAGTTGTTGATATTATTCAAGAGTTGCAACAAACCGGAATTACTCAGGTTATTGTGACCCATGAAGTAAATGTGGCACAGAAAGTGGCAAATAAAGTGGTTTATATGGAACAAGGCAAAATTGTTGAAATGGGCGGATCGGAATGCTTTGAACATCCTCAAACCGAACAATTTAAACAATACCTTTCACATTAA
- a CDS encoding SIR2 family NAD-dependent protein deacylase, with amino-acid sequence MKPICVVLTGAGISAESGIPTFRAEDGLWAGHKVEEVCTPEALQKNRAKVLDFYNQRRKNAAAAKPNAAHLALVELEKNYDVRIITQNVDDLHERAGSSNVLHLHGELNKARSSFDESYIVDCFGDQKLEDKDPNGHPMRPYIVFFGEMVPMLERAVDIVEQADVVLVIGTSLQVYPANGLVNEAPRKAPIYLIDPNPNTGFVRKQVIAIREKAGEGVPKIVAELLGKIHAYGYSQ; translated from the coding sequence ATGAAGCCAATTTGTGTTGTTTTAACTGGGGCTGGTATCAGTGCTGAAAGTGGTATTCCTACTTTTAGAGCGGAAGATGGATTGTGGGCAGGACATAAAGTAGAAGAAGTTTGTACGCCTGAAGCCTTGCAAAAGAACCGTGCGAAAGTGCTAGATTTCTATAATCAACGCCGTAAAAATGCAGCAGCAGCTAAGCCAAATGCTGCCCATCTCGCTTTAGTTGAGTTAGAAAAAAACTATGATGTGAGAATCATCACGCAAAATGTAGATGATTTACATGAACGGGCGGGAAGCTCAAATGTTTTACATTTACATGGAGAATTGAATAAAGCCCGCAGTAGTTTTGATGAAAGCTATATCGTAGATTGTTTTGGCGATCAGAAATTGGAAGATAAAGATCCAAATGGGCATCCTATGCGTCCATATATTGTTTTTTTCGGTGAAATGGTGCCAATGTTAGAGCGTGCAGTGGATATCGTAGAACAAGCAGATGTGGTATTGGTAATTGGTACTTCTTTGCAAGTGTATCCTGCTAATGGCTTAGTTAATGAAGCCCCAAGAAAAGCTCCGATTTACTTGATCGATCCAAATCCCAATACAGGCTTTGTTCGTAAGCAAGTTATTGCAATCAGAGAAAAAGCGGGTGAGGGGGTGCCTAAAATAGTGGCCGAGCTGTTGGGAAAAATTCACGCTTATGGATATTCGCAATAA
- the artM gene encoding arginine ABC transporter permease ArtM: MFQEYLEVIAQGIPTSLLLTVVALFIAFFLALALTFLLSIGNKWVKGAVNLYLVLFTGTPLLVQFFLIYAGPGQFKWLVDSPFWGVFSNAWFCAALALALNSAAYSTQLFHGAVKAISKGQWESCAALGLSRMQTLKILIPYALKRALPSYTNEIILVFKGTALASTITIMDIMGYARQLYGTEYDALTIYGIAGGIYLIITGIATLLLRQLENKLLSFERIDSAKV, encoded by the coding sequence ATGTTCCAAGAGTATTTAGAAGTGATTGCTCAGGGCATCCCGACAAGTTTATTACTAACAGTAGTAGCGCTTTTTATTGCGTTTTTCTTGGCATTAGCACTAACTTTCCTGCTTTCTATCGGCAATAAGTGGGTGAAAGGAGCTGTCAATTTATACCTTGTTTTATTTACGGGTACCCCACTTTTAGTACAATTTTTCTTAATTTATGCAGGACCAGGACAATTCAAATGGCTGGTGGATAGCCCATTTTGGGGTGTGTTCTCTAATGCTTGGTTCTGTGCTGCATTAGCTTTAGCATTGAATAGTGCAGCGTATTCAACCCAATTATTCCATGGCGCAGTAAAAGCGATCTCTAAAGGCCAGTGGGAAAGCTGCGCTGCGTTAGGTTTAAGCCGTATGCAAACCTTAAAAATTTTAATTCCTTATGCATTAAAACGCGCGCTACCTTCCTATACCAATGAGATTATCTTGGTATTTAAAGGTACGGCATTAGCTTCGACCATCACTATCATGGATATTATGGGATATGCCCGCCAACTTTATGGTACAGAATATGATGCCCTAACCATTTACGGCATTGCTGGTGGTATTTATTTGATTATTACCGGTATTGCTACACTGTTATTGCGTCAATTAGAAAACAAATTGTTGTCATTCGAACGTATCGACAGCGCAAAAGTATAA
- the cpdA gene encoding 3',5'-cyclic-AMP phosphodiesterase, whose translation MLSSFVYQTDKPVVRLLQITDPHLFKDTNKDLLGINTQASFAQVLTEIQASDFDYELILATGDLVQDSSDEGYRLFVEMTSGLDKPLFWIPGNHDFQPKMVEFLNHHPINRLKHLLIGDNWQILLLDSQVSGVPHGELSQYQLDWIGAKLAQNPSRFSLIVLHHHLLPTNSAWLDQHNLRNSQDLLDVLSPFKNVKAIMYGHIHQAVDDMWFDYRVMATPSTCIQFKPDSNHFSLDTLQPGWREIELYNDGHIETRVKRIQDAVFLPNMREDGYE comes from the coding sequence CTGTGGTGAGACTGCTACAAATTACTGATCCGCATTTGTTCAAGGATACGAATAAAGATTTATTGGGGATAAATACTCAGGCAAGTTTTGCCCAGGTATTAACGGAGATTCAGGCAAGCGATTTTGATTATGAGTTGATTTTGGCTACCGGTGATTTAGTGCAGGATAGCTCCGATGAAGGCTACCGACTTTTTGTGGAAATGACATCCGGTTTAGATAAACCGCTGTTTTGGATTCCGGGGAATCATGATTTTCAACCTAAAATGGTGGAATTTTTAAATCATCACCCGATTAATCGACTTAAACATTTATTAATCGGTGATAATTGGCAAATTCTACTTTTAGATAGTCAAGTTTCCGGTGTGCCACATGGTGAATTAAGTCAGTATCAGTTAGATTGGATTGGGGCAAAGTTAGCGCAAAATCCAAGTCGTTTCTCATTGATTGTGTTACATCATCATCTATTGCCAACAAATTCAGCCTGGCTTGATCAGCATAACTTAAGAAACTCGCAGGATTTATTAGATGTGCTTTCACCCTTTAAAAATGTGAAAGCGATTATGTATGGACATATTCATCAAGCAGTAGATGATATGTGGTTTGATTATCGGGTGATGGCGACGCCATCGACCTGTATTCAGTTTAAACCGGATAGCAATCATTTCTCCCTAGATACATTGCAACCGGGTTGGCGGGAAATTGAACTGTATAATGACGGCCACATTGAAACGCGTGTGAAACGTATCCAAGATGCGGTGTTTTTACCAAATATGCGTGAAGATGGATATGAATAA
- a CDS encoding lysine/arginine/ornithine ABC transporter substrate-binding protein, which translates to MKKLLLSAVLMSSAFAVNAQEITFAMEPSYPPFETTNEKGEIVGFDVDVANAICKEIQATCHFKSQAFDALIPSLKSKRFDAAISAIDITEARAKQVAFSNAYYDSSASYVALKGKADLASAKTVGVQNGTTFQQYTAAETKQYNAKSYASLQDAILDLKNGRIDIIFGDTAVLADMISKEAEIQFVGDKVTNKQYFGNGLGIAVNKSSKELLESLNKGLETVKANGEYQKIYDKWMTK; encoded by the coding sequence ATGAAAAAATTACTTTTAAGCGCGGTGTTGATGAGCTCCGCTTTTGCTGTGAATGCACAAGAAATCACTTTTGCGATGGAGCCGAGCTACCCTCCATTCGAAACAACCAATGAAAAGGGTGAAATTGTTGGTTTTGATGTGGATGTAGCGAATGCTATTTGTAAGGAAATTCAAGCGACCTGTCATTTCAAAAGCCAAGCTTTTGATGCATTGATTCCAAGTCTAAAATCTAAACGCTTCGATGCTGCAATTTCTGCTATTGATATTACTGAAGCTCGTGCAAAACAAGTAGCATTTTCTAATGCATATTATGATAGTTCTGCAAGTTATGTTGCGTTAAAAGGAAAAGCGGATTTAGCTTCAGCAAAAACGGTTGGTGTTCAAAACGGAACAACCTTCCAACAATATACTGCTGCAGAAACCAAACAATATAATGCGAAATCCTACGCAAGCCTGCAAGATGCGATTTTGGACTTAAAAAATGGTCGTATTGATATCATCTTTGGGGATACCGCGGTATTAGCCGATATGATTTCAAAAGAAGCGGAAATTCAGTTTGTAGGTGATAAAGTGACCAATAAGCAATATTTTGGTAATGGCTTAGGTATTGCTGTGAATAAATCAAGCAAAGAGTTGCTCGAAAGCTTGAATAAAGGTTTAGAAACCGTGAAAGCCAATGGCGAATACCAAAAAATCTACGATAAATGGATGACAAAATAA
- the mraZ gene encoding division/cell wall cluster transcriptional repressor MraZ, with the protein MFRGAAAINLDAKGRVAIPTRYRSEILEKNQGQMVCTVDIRQPCLLLYPLDEWEKIEEKLLSLSNFDPNQRRLQRVMLGYATECEMDAQGRILLSGPLRNHAKLEKALMLVGQLNKFEIWSESEWLAQIDEDIAIGAGSDFATSEELKMLSL; encoded by the coding sequence ATGTTTCGTGGTGCGGCAGCAATTAATTTAGATGCTAAAGGGCGGGTAGCAATTCCTACGCGCTATCGCAGCGAAATTTTAGAAAAAAACCAAGGGCAAATGGTTTGTACAGTCGATATTCGTCAACCTTGTTTATTGCTTTATCCATTAGATGAATGGGAAAAAATTGAAGAAAAACTACTTTCTCTTTCTAACTTTGATCCTAATCAACGCCGTTTGCAACGTGTAATGTTGGGCTATGCCACAGAATGTGAGATGGATGCTCAAGGACGAATTTTATTAAGCGGTCCATTACGCAATCACGCAAAATTAGAAAAGGCATTGATGTTGGTAGGGCAACTAAATAAATTTGAAATTTGGAGCGAATCAGAATGGCTCGCACAAATTGATGAAGATATTGCAATTGGCGCCGGAAGCGATTTTGCGACATCAGAAGAATTAAAAATGCTGTCACTATAA